A genomic segment from Agelaius phoeniceus isolate bAgePho1 chromosome 2, bAgePho1.hap1, whole genome shotgun sequence encodes:
- the LOC129117207 gene encoding mid1-interacting protein 1-B-like gives MEQYFSATQKMEQEVMFPSLLRGVFPQEEGAAPAAESRTDLYERYQLLKAIKPMVEKGLASVGDQSASGADTDDDTSLDSNGPEDAQLERRLSQHLTGLQQVLTHLTRDTNALTRRYSQILEQINLSEGQPSW, from the coding sequence aTGGAGCAGTACTTCTCAGCCACGCAGAagatggagcaggaggtgaTGTTCCCCAGCCTGCTGCGAGGGGTCTTcccgcaggaggagggggcagccccggctgccgaGAGCCGCACGGACCTCTACGAGCGCTACCAGCTCCTCAAGGCCATCAAGCCCATGGTGGAGAAAGGCCTGGCCTCTGTGGGTGACCAGAGCGCCAGCGGTGCCGACACCGACGACGACACATCCTTGGACAGCAACGGGCCCGAGGATGCCCAGCTGGAGAGGCGCCTGTCCCAGCACCTGACTGGCCTGCAGCAGGTCCTCACCCACCTCACCAGGGACACCAACGCCCTGACCCGCAGGTACAGCCAGATCCTGGAGCAGATCAACCTCAGCGAGGGGCAGCCCAGCTGGTGA